The genomic segment AGGGTGCAGAGATGCCGGGAGGCACGTACGAGTCCCGGGGGTGCCCTGCGTCCCCCCCCGGCGTGCGTGGGGAGGGTAGAGCCAGCGCAGATCTGGGGCAGCTGGAAAATGAGGAGGACGAAGCCTATTAGCAGCTCAGTGCCAGCGAAGcagaagcagggagggaagcGGATTTGCGGGGGGAAGGGGGCCGGGACCTTGAGCTGGGGATGGCTATATCGGTCCTGGGtttcagaggagctgctggggggatggggagggcCCACACCCTCTGCTTGGTCCAGCTCTGTGGCAGGAGAGCATCCACAGCtgcaggggatggggatggtCCTTGTGCAAAGGGTGTCCCTGTCCCGGTGCACACACCGGTTGAAGAGTAAAGGGAATGATTCCAAAACAGGGTCCTGGGCAGGCTGGTGCACAAACATCCTGTGCTCTCCCGGCTCCAAGGCCTTTCCTACTCTGtcttgtgctgctggaggggatgGGGGAGCAGATGGGGGTACCCCACACCCTGTGTGAGCCGTCTTGGGGACCTCTCTGAGGTGGAAGTGTCcttgcaggggctgcaggaagggctgAGCTGCCGGTGGGTCCAGGTctcatgcctcagtttccccaggtGCTGTCCTGGAGAGAggtccagctccctcctcctgctcagcgTTGATCACCATTAATCCCCGCGGTTTTCCCCCTTTCTCGTCCTCCCCAGCCCAAATCGAGGTGATCCCGTGCAAGATCTGCGGAGACAAGTCCTCAGGGATCCACTACGGTGTCATCACCTGCGAGGGCTGCAAGGTGAGCCCGGGGACGGTGGCTGCCGGCGGGTGGGGGCAACTGCGGGGGCCTGGCATTCCAGCCGGGCACTTTCCCAACCCGTCCCGTCCCCGCGCAGGGTTTTTTCCGGAGGAGCCAGCAGAACAACGCCAGCTACTCCTGCTCCCGGCAGAGGAACTGCCTGATCGACCGCACCAACCGCAACCGCTGCCAGCACTGCCGCCTGCAGAAATGCCTGGCGCTGGGCATGTCCCGCGACGGTGAGTCGTGCCCGGGGTCCCCAGGGGCCGTCTGCTCCCCCGCGGAGCCGGTCGGGCTGTTGGGATGAAGGTGCTCCCCCCGCAGGGCCGGCGCGGTGTAAGGAGGGTTTGGGAAGAGAGAAACGCTTTCGCGTTTTCTGCGGAAAGTCGATTCAATCGGTTCTGTTCTGCTCGACCCGGTCTGGGGCCGGGGGTGCATCCGGCGGGGTCCCTGCCCCTCTCAGGGCTCGTACGGCGGCTGCCCCGGGAGTCAGGACCCTTCCCAGGCGGGTGGGTGGTCCCGGCTTTGCTCCGGGGCGAGGCTGCCCTGACACGGCCGCGTCTCTCCCGGGGCAGCGGTGAAGTTCGGCCGCATGTCCAAGAAGCAGCGGGACAGCCTCTACGCCGAGGTGCAGAAgcaccagcagagccaggagcagagcGGGGGCACCAAGGATGAGCCCGAGCCCCTGAGCCGCGTCTACACCACGAGCGTGAGCAGCGGGCTCTCGGACCTGGACGACATCTCCACGCTGTCCGACGGGCTCCTCTTCGACTTCCCCCTCACCCCCGACGGCAGCAGCACCTACTACaacctggacctgctggccTCGGCACAGCCCTCGCCCGACCAGTCCAGCCTGGACGTGGCCGACGCCACGCTCATCAAACAGGAGTCCATCTATGAGCTGATGCTGGAGCCGGCCCTGTTCGCCCACGGGGCGCTGGTGGGGGGGCAGCTGCCCCCTGACATCTCCGTGCTGGAGATCGGTGAGCGCCAGGGCAGCCCCGGAGGGATGTGGGGTTGTGCAGCCCTGGGGACGGTGCTCGCGGCCACCCCAGCAACTTGCAGGacacatccagctctgggtgCCCACACCAGGCACACCCTGAGcgacctgggatagtggaaggtgtccctgcccgtggcaggggggtggaatgagctTCAGGGTGGATCAGTGGATGAGCTTCGAGGTacctcccaacccaaaccattctggggttTTATTCTATGATAGTGAGGGACTGACCTGGCCTCGGCTCTCAGAGCAGCCCCAAGccctccaggctgagcacagaTGGAGCTCAGCACACCTGAGACCGCGTGGAACATCCCCTGCTGTGCCTTGGGGACAGCCCCCAACACTCTGTCTGTGCTCATATCCCCATGACACCGCACCGAgtccctcttcccctccagcccccagcccctgcagcccccaggacaCCCAGGAGAGGACGGGTGTggggtgtggggacagggggctCACCAGCACTGTCCCCACCTCGCAGACCGGGTGGCCCAGAACGTGGTGAAGTCTCACCTGGAGACGTGCCAGTACACGACGGAGGAGCTCAAGCGCCTGGCCTGGAGCCTCTACTCCCCCGAGGAGGTCCGTGCCCTGCAGAGCAAGGTGAGTGCCACTGCCACGGCCCCCAcggctccccagcacagccagcatcCCCTAGGGTGGGGGTGAAGGCGAGGAGGGTCCTTCAGTGCTTTGGGAGCTGCAAAAGCCCGGGGTGGAGGGGAAGGTGTGGTGGCAGCTCGTGTCCCACGTGTCCTAATGCCACCACGCCTGGCACAGCACGGgggtcccctccctgcccctcggtgtggtggggagggggcagcggCAGAACCAGGggggcagcacagcctgagggctgtccctgtgccgCAGAGCTGCGAGGCCATGTGGCAGCAGTGCTCGCTGCAGATCTCCAACGCCATCCAGTACGTGGTGGAGTTCGCCAAGCGCATCGACGGCTTCATGGAGCTCTGCCAGAACGACCAGATCATCCTCCTGAAAGCCGGTAAGGGGGGGATCCCACCGCCCCCCTCGCGTCCCTGCCACCCCCttgtgtccccactgtcccccccGTGTTCCCAACACCTCTCCCGAGCAGCAGCCGTGGTGCCAAAGGTGTATCCCATCTTTTCTCTTGGCTGGCGCTTTCCTTTTGGAGCCTCCCCTCCCTCCtaccccagctctcccagtgctgggctggaaggagctgaAGGTCGTGTGTAAGGGTGGTGGTgcggggaggggacacggggagtGGCTGCCTTGGGCAGAGGCTTTTCTCCCGGTCACTCTCATCCAAATGTCATCCAGAAGCTGGGATGGAAATGAGTAGGGTAGGttttcccctgggaaaatgGGTGCCAAGTCcaaaggggagcagggagggagaagagaaaaggttTGGCCTCTTCTCCTAGCAAGAGactgggaagaggaggatgatggCAGCACACACCCATGTCCCCCACCCGTCCATCTGCCTGAGCTGGTGATGCCGTGCCCAGGCCAGGGATCTGAATGTGTAAAAGCcccaaaacagaggaaaagccTCCCAGTTCCTCatcagggctggggggctgagAGCCTCACCCAGCACAGGGGGTGTGTATCTGTGTCCCAACAGGACGTTGTACCCCAAAGCCAGAGCTGCCCATGCCCGACACGCTGGAGTTTAACTCgttctttcatttcttcctcccattttctttttatttattttgttctcacCCCCTCCTCTCTCGGTGCTCCACCATAACCTTGGTCTCTCTGCCAATGACTGGATAATATTTCCCTTCGGTGAAATATTGTGGTCACAATTGgaaacctaaaaaaaaccccccaaccaaTCCCAAAACCCAAAATGGATTTGTTGGAATAACCATTCTGCTCTTGGGAATGAACAATCTGGACTTCAAACGTGCACTGGGGGCTTTCCTCTTTCTTACCTTTGGTCCTGGGATGATGGAAACCCCTTGACCTTCCCTGCCctaccctgccctgccctcgTCTGCGCTCTCTCTGCCTACATCAGGTTGCCTCGAGGTGCTCCTGATCCGCATGATCCGTGCGTTCAACCCCCTGAACAACACCGTGCTCTTCGAGGGGAAGTTTGGCGGGATGCAGGTGTTCAAGTCACTCGGTAAgagctcctctcctctcctctcctctcctctcctctcctctcctctcctctcctctcctctcctctcctctcctctcctctcctctcctctcctctcctctcctctcctctcctctcctctcctctcctctcctctcctctcctctcctctcctctcctctcctctcctctcctctcctctcctctcctctcctctcctctcctctcctctcctctcctctcctctcctctcctctcctctcctctcctctcctctcctctcctctcctctcctctcctctcctctcctctcctctcctctcctctcctctcctctcctctcctctcctctcctctcctctcctctcctctcctctcctctcctctccctctccctctcctctcctctcctctcctctcctctcctctcctctcctctcctctcctctccctctcctctcctcctctccctctcctctcctctcctctcctctcctctcctcctctcctctcctctcctcctcctctccctctcctctcctctcctctcctctccctcctctctcctctctcctctcctctcctctcctcctcctctcctctcctctcctctcctctcctctcctctcctctcctctccctccctcctctcctctcctctcctctcctctcctctcctctcctctcctctcctctcctctcctctcctctcctctcctctcctctcctctcctctcctctcctctccgaccctctcctctccgaccctctcctctccgaccctctccgaccctctcctctcctctccgaccctctcctctcctctcctacCCTCTCCaaccctctccgaccctctcctctccgaccctctccgacccgACCttctccgaccctctcctctccgaccctctcctctccgaccctctccgacccgACCttctccgaccctctcctctccgaccctctcctctgggtgtggaggtgctgctgggcagggcagagcagtgacGTCCCCGctgtccctccccaggctgtgACGATCTCATTGGAGCCATCTTCGAGCTGGGGAGGACCCTGTGCCGCCTGCAGCTGTCGGACGAGGAGCTCGCCCTGTTCACCGCCGCCgtcctgctctccccaggtACAGCCCCTGCACCCAGGGGTGCCCcgtggcacagctgggcagagctgacCCATCCcagaacatcctgagctgggagggacccacagggtccatccagtccaacccctggccctgcacagacaccccaacaatcccaccctgtccctcagagcgttgtccaaacgctcctggagctctggcagccttggggccgtgcccactgccctggggagcctgggcagtgccccagcaccctgtgggggaagaacctttccctgagatccacccaaacctcccctgacattACTTCCTCGGCACTGGTTCCTTGGTGTTTGACCTCAGTCGTTCCTCGTGAAGGaggttgggggaaaaaatgcacaaaatgcGTCTGCCAAAACCCCTCggtggggagaggagctgtgtCACCCACAGCGGGGGGAGGGCATGGAGGGAGGCCCAGCTGGCCATGCCAGTGTCCCCAAAACCATCCCAGAGGAGATCCCcaaggcagctctgccctggtgTCCCTCACAGATCGCCCCTGGCTGACTGAGTCCAAGAAGGTGCAGAAGCTGCAGGACAAGATCTACGTGGCCCTGCAGCACGAGATCCAGAAGAAACACTCCGCCGAGGACAAGCTCTCAAAGGTGGGGGTGGCACGGGGGGGCACAGGcgtgggctgtgccagggggtgtTTGAGCTGGGGCACGGGGCTCCACCAGAGCTCAGGAGCCACACACGGGCATTCCTGAGGCTCTCAGACCTGCCCAAGGAGAAGAATTTCCCTTTCCAGGGGCTATGAATCTCCTGGCAgtgcaggcagaggcagccccAGGCTGCTGAGCGTGGCACTGCAGCAGGCAGTGGGTTTTTTGGGCAAAAAGAGCTATTTCAGGAATGCTTTGGGCAGCAcggagctggagcagggaggggggccCTGGGGAGCTCCTTGAGCCCTCCCAGGTGCTGGTTTTCCTGGGGAAAgatgtgggtttgggggtgagGCCACGTTGCTGCCAGGCTGCCCAAAGGGGGGCTGTCTGCTGGTGCCCCAGTGCCAGGCGGAGCCACTGGTCCCCAAACCCACCCGTTGTCCCCAAGGGAGGGGGAACAGCAGGAACAACAGGGCAAGGGACACAAACTGGGAACCCAGTggtccccaaacccacccattTTCCCCAAGGAAgggggaacaacagcacagggacaTTAATTGGGAATCCAGTggtccccaaacccacctgcttgtccccagggaagggggaacgagggcacagggacactggcTGGGAACCCAGCGGGGTCAccagctcctcctctccccGCAGATGGTTTCCAAGCTGCCCTTGATGAAGACCATTTGCAACCTGCACTTGGACAAGCTGGAATTTTTCCGCCTCCTGCACCCGGAGACTGCCATGAACTTCCCTCCCCTGTACAAGGAGGTTTTCAACTCGGAGCTGCAGTACAGCGACCCTCGCGAGAGCTAAGGCCGGGAGCCACCTCGAGGCCCTTCAAGCCCCCCAAAATTTGGAGACGAACTGCACTTCAGAGGTTGGGGGCAGTTTATTTAAATCAAGTCAATCAAACTCAAGAGAAGCCGGGGGGGCTGCGGGTGCCCCCAGCCCCGTGGCCCCGCCGTGGATCGCAATAGCTCTTGAATGTAAAGCACcttgaaggaaaaagcaaatggaCTTTGCCATACCAGTGAAATGAATGTGAAAtctctgctggggaggggagatgCTCCTGGCAGTcctgctgtcctggctgcaCTCTCcacctctgatttttttttttttaattattgtttttttgttgttttggttttttttacccaaACACAAGACATGGGATAAAGAAGGGGCGATGCTGACTCGGCTGGGTGGGGTGGGCTGGAGCTgatgagagggaaaagggagagccTTTGGTTTATTCCTTCTCCCAGGGGTGCAGTGAGCCCATAGGAGCTTGGCTGAGAAAGACCCGGCTGTGGCTGGGGGAGAATTCAGCACAAGATGTTCCCGTGGATGAGGCTGGTGCGAGGGAAGGGACGCCCAACACCACAGGGAAAaagctctgcagggcctccGTGTCCTCCATCACAGCATTTCCCCAAATGCCCGGCCAACTCCCCACCCAGCTGGGCTTTTTGGAGCTGATTTGGCAGGTCCACCTGCCTCGTGCCACCTTTCCACACCCCCAGTGCTTTTCCCAGCCCGTGTGACTGCAGCCAGAGCCCGGCTCCAGCTGCTTCACCCCGGCGGTGCCGAGCGGTGCCGGGGGTGTCTCTGTCCCCACAGTGGTGGCTCTCTGGGTGCTGGTGTTGTCTCATCGAGCCCATTAAAATTTCCCCGTGGCTCAGCACCTAGAGGAGGGTTTGAGGCCCTTCCTCCACCCACCCCCATCCCGTTGCCGGGTCCCCCCTTCCCACACCGGCACCGCCGGGAGCACGGACGCGGCTGCTCTTGCAGGTTGAGCTGGACCCAGGCTCTTCCCCCCAAGGAGCTCCTTAGACCTGTTATTTTTGGGCTTGTTCTCTATTTAGC from the Chiroxiphia lanceolata isolate bChiLan1 chromosome 27, bChiLan1.pri, whole genome shotgun sequence genome contains:
- the LOC116799320 gene encoding nuclear receptor ROR-beta-like isoform X2 translates to MSRDAVKFGRMSKKQRDSLYAEVQKHQQSQEQSGGTKDEPEPLSRVYTTSVSSGLSDLDDISTLSDGLLFDFPLTPDGSSTYYNLDLLASAQPSPDQSSLDVADATLIKQESIYELMLEPALFAHGALVGGQLPPDISVLEIDRVAQNVVKSHLETCQYTTEELKRLAWSLYSPEEVRALQSKSCEAMWQQCSLQISNAIQYVVEFAKRIDGFMELCQNDQIILLKAGCLEVLLIRMIRAFNPLNNTVLFEGKFGGMQVFKSLGCDDLIGAIFELGRTLCRLQLSDEELALFTAAVLLSPDRPWLTESKKVQKLQDKIYVALQHEIQKKHSAEDKLSKMVSKLPLMKTICNLHLDKLEFFRLLHPETAMNFPPLYKEVFNSELQYSDPRES
- the LOC116799320 gene encoding nuclear receptor ROR-beta-like isoform X1 yields the protein MRAQIEVIPCKICGDKSSGIHYGVITCEGCKGFFRRSQQNNASYSCSRQRNCLIDRTNRNRCQHCRLQKCLALGMSRDAVKFGRMSKKQRDSLYAEVQKHQQSQEQSGGTKDEPEPLSRVYTTSVSSGLSDLDDISTLSDGLLFDFPLTPDGSSTYYNLDLLASAQPSPDQSSLDVADATLIKQESIYELMLEPALFAHGALVGGQLPPDISVLEIDRVAQNVVKSHLETCQYTTEELKRLAWSLYSPEEVRALQSKSCEAMWQQCSLQISNAIQYVVEFAKRIDGFMELCQNDQIILLKAGCLEVLLIRMIRAFNPLNNTVLFEGKFGGMQVFKSLGCDDLIGAIFELGRTLCRLQLSDEELALFTAAVLLSPDRPWLTESKKVQKLQDKIYVALQHEIQKKHSAEDKLSKMVSKLPLMKTICNLHLDKLEFFRLLHPETAMNFPPLYKEVFNSELQYSDPRES